In Myxococcota bacterium, the following are encoded in one genomic region:
- a CDS encoding peptidoglycan DD-metalloendopeptidase family protein: MGLLVFAASHARAGILGPRLFSIEPLPSGDLRSVLPPAGDDGFLAPELDRSTERGPDADPSLTIVTGRVPKNGTLSGALRGSGVAPEMVETVARSLRGVFDVRAARPGDFYALIRDSSGQLLSFEYQRGRAEVYRVERDSSGNLLASHEAAALERRVIQLGGVVKRSLFDALTELGESPALAHAFTDIFAWDFDFSTQTRPGDEFRLVFEKYYDKDGFVRYGRVQAAEYRAARKDFVAVWFEDENGAGGYYSPDGNSLKRSFLAAPLKYSRISSRYTMSRLHPILHSRRPHEGVDYAAPVGTPVWAVADGEVVFAGWCGGFGQTIRVKHHNGFVSSYGHLSRFARGLSIGQHVAQKQLIGFVGATGLATGPHLDFRIAQNGHYLDPLRMRIDAGEPVPPRARSRFAKLREMRLAELREAHPAIVLDAAM; this comes from the coding sequence GTGGGGCTGCTCGTCTTCGCGGCGAGTCACGCGCGCGCGGGCATTCTCGGCCCGCGGCTGTTCTCGATCGAACCGCTGCCCTCCGGCGACCTGCGCTCCGTGCTGCCGCCCGCTGGCGACGACGGCTTCCTGGCGCCGGAGCTCGACCGCTCGACCGAGCGCGGCCCCGACGCCGACCCGTCACTCACGATCGTGACTGGCCGCGTGCCCAAGAACGGCACGCTGTCGGGCGCGCTGCGCGGCTCGGGCGTGGCGCCCGAGATGGTCGAGACCGTGGCCCGCTCGCTGCGCGGCGTGTTCGACGTGCGCGCCGCCCGCCCCGGTGACTTCTACGCGCTGATCCGCGACTCGTCGGGTCAGCTGCTCTCGTTCGAGTATCAGCGCGGCCGCGCCGAGGTGTACCGCGTCGAGCGCGACAGCTCGGGCAACCTTTTGGCCTCGCACGAGGCCGCGGCGCTCGAGCGGCGAGTGATTCAGCTCGGCGGGGTGGTCAAGCGCTCGCTGTTCGACGCGCTCACCGAGCTGGGCGAGAGCCCGGCGCTGGCGCACGCGTTCACCGACATCTTCGCCTGGGACTTCGACTTCTCGACTCAGACGCGGCCCGGCGACGAGTTCCGCCTGGTGTTCGAGAAGTACTACGACAAGGACGGCTTCGTGCGCTACGGGCGCGTGCAGGCCGCCGAGTACCGCGCCGCACGCAAGGACTTCGTGGCGGTGTGGTTCGAGGACGAGAACGGCGCGGGCGGCTACTACTCGCCCGACGGCAACTCACTCAAGCGCTCGTTCCTCGCCGCGCCGCTCAAGTACTCGCGCATCTCGTCGCGCTACACCATGTCGCGCCTGCACCCGATCCTGCACTCGCGCCGGCCGCACGAGGGCGTCGACTACGCCGCGCCCGTCGGGACGCCGGTCTGGGCCGTCGCCGACGGCGAGGTGGTGTTCGCGGGCTGGTGCGGCGGGTTCGGCCAGACGATCCGGGTGAAGCACCACAACGGCTTCGTGTCGAGCTACGGTCACCTGTCGCGCTTCGCGCGCGGGCTCAGCATCGGCCAGCACGTCGCGCAGAAGCAGCTGATCGGCTTCGTGGGAGCGACGGGCCTGGCGACCGGGCCGCACCTCGACTTCCGCATCGCGCAGAACGGTCACTATCTCGACCCGCTGCGCATGCGCATCGACGCCGGCGAGCCGGTGCCGCCGCGCGCGCGCTCGCGCTTCGCCAAGCTGCGCGAGATGCGCCTCGCCGAGCTGCGCGAGGCCCATCCGGCGATCGTCCTCGACGCGGCGATGTGA
- a CDS encoding dicarboxylate/amino acid:cation symporter — protein MPRLPAAIGIAAALAASAAALAASRPALAWTAFAAAFLVFGLSSRVSLNWQILAGTLLGIGFGHAVADGWLAPETADAMKNVGKLFIGLLKMLIAPMILLSISHGVASMEGARELGRLGSRTVLLYLATMVLAAVTGLVLVNAVQPGVGSDLANTAFFQQAVGSHSAPPQGPPSLGDFFFTTLTEVLQTPVAALAEGRILPVVVFAILFGVALLQVGPSARPVVDWLGGATAAVMKIIGWFVRLAPVGILALIGHLVATVGFRVIVDNLAAFSAVVIGATVFHSFVTLPAMCWFLGGMGPIELVRGLREALVVAFTTSSSAATLPVSQRCVEENLGVPRQIASFVLPLGATVNSDGTALYEAVAAVFVASLYGIHLGLGGQIVVFIIAIATAIGAPGIPSAGMVTMIVVLEAVGLPAESVGLLLTIDRFLDTFRTVANVEGDAIVAVIVARQEAGS, from the coding sequence TTGCCGAGGCTTCCGGCGGCGATCGGGATCGCAGCGGCCCTCGCCGCTTCAGCCGCGGCGCTGGCCGCATCGCGCCCTGCACTGGCCTGGACGGCGTTCGCGGCCGCGTTTCTCGTGTTCGGTCTCTCGAGCCGCGTGTCGCTCAACTGGCAGATCCTCGCGGGCACGCTCCTGGGGATCGGCTTCGGGCACGCGGTGGCCGACGGCTGGCTCGCGCCCGAGACCGCAGACGCGATGAAGAACGTGGGCAAGCTGTTCATCGGGCTGCTCAAGATGTTGATCGCGCCCATGATCCTGCTCTCCATCTCGCACGGCGTGGCCAGCATGGAGGGCGCGCGCGAGCTCGGCCGTCTGGGCTCCCGCACCGTCCTCTTGTACCTGGCTACGATGGTGCTCGCCGCGGTCACGGGTCTGGTGCTGGTGAACGCGGTGCAGCCCGGGGTCGGCAGCGATCTGGCCAACACCGCGTTCTTCCAGCAGGCCGTGGGGTCTCACAGCGCCCCGCCCCAGGGGCCGCCGAGCCTGGGCGATTTCTTCTTCACCACGCTCACCGAGGTCCTGCAGACGCCGGTCGCGGCGCTGGCCGAGGGGCGGATCCTGCCGGTGGTGGTGTTCGCGATCCTGTTCGGCGTGGCGCTCCTGCAGGTGGGGCCGAGCGCCCGGCCCGTGGTCGACTGGCTCGGCGGCGCCACGGCCGCGGTGATGAAGATCATCGGCTGGTTCGTGCGGCTCGCGCCGGTGGGCATCCTGGCGCTGATCGGGCACCTCGTGGCGACGGTCGGCTTCCGCGTGATCGTCGACAATCTCGCTGCGTTCTCGGCGGTCGTGATCGGCGCCACGGTGTTCCACTCGTTCGTGACTCTGCCCGCCATGTGCTGGTTCCTGGGCGGCATGGGACCGATCGAGCTGGTCCGCGGGCTGCGCGAGGCGCTGGTGGTGGCATTCACCACGAGCTCGAGCGCCGCCACCCTGCCCGTGTCACAGCGCTGCGTCGAGGAGAACCTGGGCGTGCCGCGCCAGATCGCCAGCTTCGTCTTGCCGCTCGGCGCGACCGTGAACAGCGATGGCACCGCGCTCTACGAGGCCGTGGCCGCCGTGTTCGTGGCCTCGCTCTACGGCATCCACCTGGGTCTGGGCGGGCAGATCGTGGTGTTCATCATCGCGATCGCGACCGCGATCGGCGCGCCCGGCATTCCGTCGGCCGGCATGGTCACGATGATCGTGGTGCTCGAAGCGGTGGGCCTGCCGGCAGAGTCCGTCGGTCTTTTGCTGACGATCGACCGCTTCCTCGACACGTTCCGCACGGTGGCGAACGTCGAGGGCGACGCGATCGTCGCGGTGATCGTCGCCCGCCAGGAAGCGGGCTCTTGA
- a CDS encoding aminotransferase class I/II-fold pyridoxal phosphate-dependent enzyme, translated as MHPLATELNDKIRAECPVLYELLSQRGRELYFPKGILSQSAEAKEKAHRWNATIGEATEGDGPMALASVLAHVKDISPTDAVRYAPAQGRADLRQAWRKKQLEENPSLRGKALSLPIVTHALTHGLALVGDLFVDPGDRVLIPDMLWDNYALNFETRLGGRVETFPTYDGPRFNVPAMRAALLSGPAKSLLILNFPNNPTGYMPTPAEVAGMREAVIAAAEAGKKLVVVCDDAYFGLIFSPEASQESPFGLLANVHPNVVSVKLDGATKELFVWGLRCGFLTIAPPALANPDALFAALERKLMGAIRASISNCTSLSQAIVLAALRSPTLPAERREKFEILRARARRVREVVYQPKYAQHWDVYPFNAGYFMCLRVKGVPAEKLRVHLLEKYGAGVIAMGQSDIRIAFSCLELGQIEPLFEAIAQAIAELRG; from the coding sequence ATGCACCCCCTCGCCACCGAGCTCAACGACAAGATCCGCGCCGAGTGTCCCGTCCTGTACGAGCTGCTCTCGCAGCGCGGGCGCGAGCTGTACTTCCCCAAGGGGATCCTCTCGCAGTCCGCCGAGGCCAAGGAGAAGGCGCACCGCTGGAACGCCACGATCGGCGAGGCCACCGAGGGCGATGGCCCGATGGCGCTGGCCTCGGTGCTGGCGCACGTGAAGGACATCTCGCCCACCGACGCCGTGCGCTATGCGCCGGCGCAGGGCCGCGCCGACCTGCGCCAGGCGTGGCGCAAGAAGCAGCTCGAGGAGAACCCTTCGCTGCGCGGCAAGGCGCTGTCCCTGCCGATCGTGACTCACGCGCTGACCCACGGGCTCGCGCTGGTGGGCGACCTGTTCGTCGATCCCGGCGACCGCGTGCTGATCCCCGACATGCTCTGGGACAACTACGCTCTGAACTTCGAGACGCGCCTGGGCGGCCGGGTCGAGACCTTCCCGACCTACGACGGCCCGCGCTTCAACGTGCCCGCCATGCGCGCGGCGCTGCTCTCCGGTCCGGCGAAGTCACTCCTGATCCTGAACTTCCCCAACAACCCGACCGGCTACATGCCCACGCCGGCCGAGGTGGCGGGCATGCGCGAGGCGGTGATCGCCGCGGCCGAGGCGGGCAAGAAGCTGGTGGTGGTCTGCGACGACGCGTACTTCGGGCTGATCTTCTCGCCCGAGGCCAGTCAGGAGTCACCGTTCGGGCTGCTCGCGAACGTGCACCCCAACGTGGTCAGCGTGAAGCTCGACGGCGCGACCAAGGAGCTGTTCGTGTGGGGCCTGCGCTGCGGGTTCCTGACCATCGCGCCGCCGGCGCTGGCGAACCCCGATGCGCTGTTCGCCGCGCTCGAGCGCAAGCTCATGGGCGCGATCCGCGCGAGTATCTCGAACTGCACCTCGCTGTCGCAGGCGATCGTGCTGGCCGCGCTGCGCTCACCCACCCTGCCCGCGGAGCGGCGCGAGAAGTTCGAGATCCTGCGCGCGCGCGCCCGGCGCGTGCGCGAGGTGGTCTACCAGCCCAAGTACGCCCAACACTGGGACGTGTATCCCTTCAACGCGGGCTACTTCATGTGCCTGCGCGTGAAGGGCGTGCCGGCCGAGAAGCTGCGCGTGCACCTGCTCGAGAAGTACGGCGCGGGCGTGATCGCGATGGGCCAGAGCGACATCCGGATCGCCTTCTCGTGTCTCGAGCTGGGCCAGATCGAGCCGCTGTTCGAAGCCATCGCCCAGGCCATCGCCGAGCTGCGCGGCTGA
- a CDS encoding neutral/alkaline non-lysosomal ceramidase N-terminal domain-containing protein encodes MTLWAGAAKVDITPPLGVPLMGYGARNGRATAVADRIHARALSLESHSGHPVLVVSAELCLMTSAQAGELRERIAARTGLPREAILVACTHTHSGPDTGVGERNAARPEPAHVAALFEGIVAAGEEAWRHREPATLAWSRSEAHIGRNRRVADGEVDTGLEALRVATPGAKLLAVLFRHSCHGTVRGHDSLEISGDWPGAASRRIEAETGAVAPFLLGAHADVDPRTRGLMDLAIPGQSVGLGAEAVRVLGGEVADAVLASLSQARPELESARVVARSARVKARLHLGHLSEAECEAELARRKAELASHLGVPLAQLPRTSALYDFASESARALPVEAARERIALVRTWLRDRTAPFFSGGRRELEVEVQLLAIGQALLLALPLEPTTAVGRDWRERVAPLGLGLVVGIGNGWLRYLPHASDLAHPRAHQHYEVLQSLFAPGTCESLLAAGSDLARELEEAERRPP; translated from the coding sequence GTGACGCTCTGGGCAGGCGCGGCCAAGGTCGACATCACGCCCCCGCTCGGCGTGCCCCTCATGGGCTACGGCGCGCGGAACGGCCGGGCAACGGCCGTGGCCGATCGGATCCACGCTCGCGCTCTCTCGCTCGAGTCGCACTCGGGTCACCCCGTTCTCGTCGTCTCCGCGGAGCTTTGCTTGATGACTTCCGCACAAGCCGGCGAGCTCCGCGAGCGGATTGCCGCGCGGACCGGTCTGCCACGAGAAGCCATTCTGGTCGCTTGTACCCATACGCACTCGGGACCGGACACCGGCGTCGGCGAGCGGAACGCGGCACGTCCCGAGCCGGCGCACGTGGCGGCCCTCTTCGAGGGGATTGTCGCGGCTGGCGAGGAGGCGTGGCGGCATCGGGAACCGGCAACTCTGGCCTGGTCGCGCAGCGAGGCGCACATCGGCCGGAACCGGCGTGTCGCCGATGGCGAAGTCGACACGGGCCTGGAAGCTCTGCGCGTCGCAACTCCCGGGGCCAAACTGCTTGCGGTTTTGTTTCGCCATTCCTGCCACGGCACGGTCCGGGGTCACGACAGCCTCGAGATATCGGGCGACTGGCCCGGCGCCGCGTCGCGCCGGATCGAGGCCGAGACCGGCGCCGTCGCGCCCTTCCTGCTGGGCGCGCACGCCGACGTCGACCCGCGCACCCGAGGGCTCATGGACCTGGCGATCCCCGGCCAGAGCGTCGGTCTGGGCGCCGAAGCGGTGCGCGTGCTGGGCGGCGAAGTCGCCGACGCGGTGCTCGCGAGTCTCTCGCAGGCCCGGCCCGAGCTCGAGTCAGCGCGCGTCGTGGCGCGCAGCGCGCGCGTGAAGGCGAGGCTGCACCTGGGTCACCTGTCCGAGGCCGAGTGCGAGGCAGAGCTCGCGCGGCGCAAGGCGGAGCTCGCGAGTCACCTGGGCGTTCCGCTCGCGCAGCTGCCGCGCACCTCGGCCCTGTACGACTTCGCGAGCGAGTCGGCGCGCGCTCTGCCCGTCGAGGCCGCGCGCGAGCGCATTGCGCTCGTGCGCACCTGGCTGCGCGATCGCACCGCGCCGTTCTTCAGCGGCGGGCGGCGCGAGCTCGAGGTCGAGGTGCAGCTGCTCGCGATCGGGCAGGCGCTCTTGCTGGCGCTGCCGCTCGAGCCCACCACGGCGGTCGGGCGCGACTGGCGCGAGCGCGTGGCGCCGCTCGGGCTCGGGCTCGTGGTCGGGATCGGCAACGGCTGGCTGCGCTACCTGCCGCACGCCTCGGACCTCGCGCATCCGCGCGCGCACCAGCACTACGAGGTGCTGCAGAGCCTCTTCGCGCCCGGCACCTGCGAGTCACTGCTGGCCGCCGGCAGCGACCTGGCCCGCGAGCTCGAAGAGGCCGAGCGAAGGCCGCCCTGA
- a CDS encoding GNAT family N-acetyltransferase: MRAARAEDHEALLGLWLDLIEHHRRLAPGDAPAPTLREVLGQEIRRGLSRARCRVLVAERGGAPVGFLFAEVEPGGGAADPAPLGWIHELWVVPAERRRGVAGALCAEADAFFHARDVRRVSVRVESANAEALRYWSRRGFADRARILERLS; encoded by the coding sequence GTGCGCGCCGCGCGCGCCGAGGACCACGAGGCCCTGCTCGGGCTCTGGCTCGATCTGATCGAGCACCACCGGCGGCTCGCGCCTGGCGACGCGCCCGCGCCGACCTTGCGCGAGGTGCTCGGCCAGGAGATCCGGCGCGGCCTGTCCCGCGCGCGCTGCCGCGTGTTGGTGGCCGAGCGCGGCGGAGCACCGGTCGGGTTCCTGTTCGCCGAGGTCGAGCCGGGCGGCGGCGCTGCCGACCCCGCTCCGCTGGGCTGGATCCACGAGCTGTGGGTGGTGCCCGCGGAGCGCCGCCGCGGCGTCGCGGGCGCGCTGTGCGCCGAGGCCGACGCCTTCTTCCACGCGCGCGACGTGCGGCGCGTCTCGGTGCGCGTCGAGAGCGCGAACGCCGAGGCCCTGCGCTACTGGAGCCGGCGCGGCTTCGCGGACCGCGCGCGCATCCTCGAGCGCCTGTCTTAG